Sequence from the Kogia breviceps isolate mKogBre1 chromosome X, mKogBre1 haplotype 1, whole genome shotgun sequence genome:
TTGTCATCTGTggctattttacatatatatatactcagcACACCTATCACACCACCACTGACATACTGTTACatcaaagaattttaaagcaaacaCTTAAGCCATGATTTTCATTCCCTTCACACTAACATATGGGAACAGCATTGTCATTGTCAGTAGTAGCAACATTCATTATACATGCACTTCcttttatattgatattttatgcAGTTCATTTATATTGTTTCCTACTGAACCTCTCACTTACCCTTTCAAATTACGCAGAATGtgtcttatccccattttgcagataaggaaccTGAGTCTCAGTGTAGGTAAGTAAGTGGCTTTGTGCTACTGAGCTGAGGAGTGGGGACCCAAACATATAACCTTGGCTCCCAGTCCGGTGTACCAAATGTTATTCCTGATTTAAACATGCTGGGCAGCATAAGAATGGCCCAAGTGAGGCAAGCTGTTTTGTGATCCTGAAATTCTAATTACATACACATTCTAGAATTTCATTTGgatagtaatttaaaaagaaaacatctatTGTCATTTAGATTCTGTTCTAGGATAGCCCCTATtacttattagaaaaaaatagtatagTTTTTTGGGGAGAGtcttaaacaaatttttattccCAAGTGGATAATGaatgggggaaatagggagtgtTGACTTTAGCAGAATAAAATGGGTATTCTAGTATTCTTTGAAAGGATATACAAATATTTGCTTTGTGTTACAACGTTTAACTAATTTCTCATGCCCTCCTTCAAATAGAGTTTTATTCCTCCTTTCAAATTTTCCAAAGGTGATTAGgaagtttctctttcttttccatttttctaaccCCCTCCAGgatcttcctccttttctctatgGCTTTTGGCAAACTCCTTCTGATCTTCCCTGGTTGTTTTTGATGTGAAGTTTTGGGGAGCGATCTGTAAGACAAAGCTTTCTTTAAAGTGTTTCCCTAAACTCCATTGAGGTGTTAAGATGCAGCACAAGCTTAACAAAGGAGCTACATAGCATCAGATCCCATCCTGAACCCTCTTTACATTCAGGAACACCAGCAAATTGGTTTGGAATTTACAAGCCCTAAACAAATGTCAGACACCCTTTCAtctccaggaaagaaaaaaaaagggacatgaATGTAGAAACAAATTCTAGATGAGAGATATGTTTTAGGATTAACTCATGGACTAAAGAACTAGACAAAACTTTCcctcttaaaaatggaaaacGATGAATCCCAGTCAATCTGTCTCAAAGGCTCAAATTTTaagctggttttcttttttgtttgtttgttttttgtgtttttttttcttgtcaatttttaaaattgaaatatagttgatttacaatattgtgttagtttcatttgcagcaatgtggaaaGACCAagggaatattatgcttagtgaaataagtcagatagagaaagacaaatactgtatgatatcacttacatgtgaactctaaaatataatacaaatgaatgtatatgcaaaacagaaacagtctcacagatacagaaaacaaacttgagCTGTTTTTCTGAATTTAGGAAACCAAAGGTCTGGCATTTGGTATATTACAAAGGCAGAATGTATATTTGAGGTCACAATGAAAACATTGAGGTTTATTTCCAGAACCTCAAATCttagaataaaaatgtatctttgaAGAGTTGTTCCCTAAAACCCTTCCTAATCCCAAAGTGACTAAGTGTTTAAATTCTAACTTGAGGCAGAAGTTAAAATTCAacttgtgtgtgtctgttttccgCTCTTTGATAATCAGTAAATATAACCAGCCTTCAAGAACTCTGGAAGGTTGcagtccttccccacccccattgGTCATAAATTCCCCTCTTGCAGTTTCTTCTGAGGACAATAAAATCAAGACCAGGCCTCTTTATTTGCCATGAAAATCCTCACCCTTTCCGGCAATATAACCCCTGAAGAAAGGAGGAATGAGGAAGAGCCAAGCTGCATATCAAAGCCATGCAAAGTGTTAAAAAGAATCTGTTGCCCCAATCTGACAGATAAGACCTCAAACCTCAAGAAGACATAGATCAGGGGGAAATATTGACTGCACATTTAACAAAGAGAAATGAATTCCTGTTTCCTGGTGCTCCTCTTGTGTCCCTGCTCCCAAACTGTCTTCTTTCCACCCTTTCATTGCCTCTTCCCTTAAATGATGAAATCTGATTGAATGGGTTTTGGACATTTTTCTAGTAGAGCATAATGCCATATTTCCATACTAAAATATCAACAAAGCACTAAGATCACTAGCTTTTATTGTTCAAGCTATTCTCTTCTCCCAGAGACTACAACATTTCTGAGGGTGAGGGATTCCCTTCTCTGGCGCTATTGTGGGTTAATTTAGGAAAGTAACAAACGGTAAGTTGTATTACAGGGCTGCTTCATAGCCCTGTGGTAGGGATTTCACTGCCTCCGCCTGCCTAAAGCCTTGGACAAACCTCTGTAGTTCCCACTACCTAGAAGACAGTATCCCTACAGAGTTTGCAaacacatgtcattatatatgATGACTTATCATCACCCTAAATGTGTTCATTTGAGAGACTGGCTGTGAAAGCACTGTTAGGCAGAAAAGCACTCTCCAAACCTAGGggttatgatgatgatgacagtgagGGTAAAGAGGATGAAAACCAATCTCTTTCTTTAGGGAGTACAGTGTAATTGACACCATCATGATGACTTTCCATCTGATGGtaatcctttgctgcttttagttAAAAATTGCATCCAAATTCATTCATAAAAATTGTCCAATTAAATgatcaaaacaaagaaagataatGATAAACTTCAGGAATTATTAAGTAACTCATTTTCTGAAGGGTCCTAACTGAATAAAATCTTTTAAGTATAACTTCCTCagtgttttgtattttatccAGTGGGTTAATCATAATTATTCAAAGtcacttccttctctcctcttctttctcacaCCTAAAAAGAAAGCCCCTCTCCAGCCCTGCTTAGGTTACCACCTTGCCAATACTCATCCAAGGTTACAACTCTGggtacaaaaaaagcaaaaaatgaaaaaatattcctAGCTGTAATGCACTGACAATATTTAAAATACGAAAATACTGAACTTTTTCCAGAATCTTTCTATCATGTTCcttacaatataatttttaaaaccagaagTGTATTGGAACAGAATACTTAGGGaacaaagtggaaataaaaatatttcatttttaaatcaaatcacTTAGTGGACATTCATTTATTCTGTATGTCAGTCCCTTTCTCTCATTTGAAAAATCATATGCGACAATAAtcactatggggcttccctggtggcgcagtggttgagaatccgcctgccaatgcaggagacacgggttcgtgccctggtccgggaagatcccacatgccgcggagcaactaagcccgtgagccatggccgctaggcctgcgcgtccggagcctgtgctccgcaacgggagaggccacaacagtgagaggcccgcataccgcaaaaaaaaaaaaaaaaaaaaaaaaaaaaaaaatcactatgaaATGTTTTCTGATTGTCCCCTaatatgtgtatttttgtttctttaacttaAGGCTATTTTAAAAACATTCGTCAGTGATGGAAAGAGCTTTCATTTGATTACCATAATCAGGGAGGGGTTACTTCAATTTTGTAGTTCATCTATTTTCTTCTCAGCCATAAGTCAAATGTTGTCCTACAATActacagagtgaagtagaaaatttaggaagatttgacttattcattcatttaacaaatatttgtttaacacTCACTATGTACTAAGCATACAAATGGGTGTCTTTTTGTTTGGAGTGATACAAAGAAGTGATCAACTTAATTTTTTGTGGGGTTCATAACCTGAGATCCATGGAAGGGCTTCAGTGGATCCATGAATCtcccaaaataattcaaaaaatgacgtgtgtgtgcatgcgcatTTGTgcctttgtgcatttttctggggagAGGGTCCATACTTTTCATCACATTCTTAAATTGTTGCTAAATATGCACCTTAGGCTACAAGAATATAATAAAGGGGTACTTTTATAAGACattaaaatgaaatggagattGAATTTAATAAAGCCCCATCTATAGGAGGCTGCCAGAAGTGAATGGGGTACCAAAATCATTCAATCTAGAATTTCTCATAGAAGTTGGAGAGAAAATCTTGTGAAGGTGGCATTGTACACCCAGGTTTCAAGAGTTAGCTAATGATGAAGACACCACAGAGCAATTTAGAGTCCCTTTCTAAACTTACCCAAAAGAGAGAATCTGACAAATGCAAATGAAAGACTTTTAAGCAGAGAAACCCATCATATTTTCTCTCATAAACAGAAAATTCATGACTcaagataatttattttatcttgtcCTTTTCTTCCCATTGTTCTCTCTTCCAAACAACATACTAGTGACTTTCCTCTTCTAAAGTATTTCAAAACATAATCCTGAACTGGGAGCAGCTATTTTTCTGGCTTTTGTGTCTTTTGCTGATGGTTAGGGCTTAGTGAATAGATGTTAATTACAGCCCTAAGATTAGATATAATAACAGCCCTGGGAATACAACACCCTAACctcattttctattctctttaGCCAGCAAATTCACTCTTATTTCAAAAAGCAATATGCAGACTTACTTCCAAACACTTTAAAGCTAAGTATTTAAGCTCAACACTTAATTTGGGATTGCTACCCCAGTAATGTCCTAATCAATTGGAACTATCTCCTCTGGGCTGAGTCCTCTTAACAGTGAAAGTTGGTCCCATCCCACCCtcctgcttttgctttttttaggGAGAGAAAAAGGGCAGAACTGTGAGCAGAAGCATAATCATTGTAGACAAATGCTATTGAAATGTCATTTCTTTCCCAGAGGGATGAAAGTGATAGAGCTGAATTTTACTAATTTTCTCTAATGACAGGGAGCGATAGGTTGGAATACTAAGAATGTGATAAAAGAACAACTATAGCTGAAAACAAACATCTCCccgcctccctcctccaccccctgtcCAAGATTAAAGCAGAGTACCCACTTCCCCCGCCCCTGGTTCCCAGTAGCCGCCCACCGGCTTGCTGGCAGGAGCGTGGGTAGGCATTAGGCTGGAATATGTGGGCTTTCCTATGTGCGGTGACAAGCCTGCATCCAGCCCCTGCACCTCGAAACACCTGCCTGACTATTAGGAGGGCTTTAATCACTTTAATCTTATTGATGTTGGGGCTGATATTCATGCATGCCCAGGGGATGTTAGGGTTGAGGAGCTTATTATGTCCCAGTGGTGTGCTGTAGCTTTCTCACAGCCTCTATGCTTCCACTGGCGGAAGGGAAGTTGTAGGAAGGCATTGGGTTTGAATCCAGCTTGCCTCTGCCAGCTTGGGCAAAAGAAGCTGGAGCTTCCTTGAGAGTTCAGGGTGACCAGGTTGCTTTGCCATTGGGGGCCTTCGTGGCTAAACTGGAGGGTCTGTTGCCAACTAAGCATCGTGAACCTAAGTTGAGAACCACCATCTTTGAGGGGGAAGCCGACCTGCCCAGAGGGGGGAGGGTTTGAAATGGAACGGGCAAGCAGCAGTGATTGAGCACAGGCACACGTGGCTGTCCTCTCATTCACCCACTGATCTTCCCCGTGCATTTGTCTTCCCATCTGGGCAACTGCAGGGTTGGATCTTGACCCTTGTGGCTCAACATGTCCATTGTCCGCCCGGTTGCTCCCTTGACTGTTCAGAAAATGGTGAAAAAGTCCCCTACGGTCGGCTTAGTTCCAAGCACCATGCTCTGCTTTTGAACAGGGGCACAAGCGAAGGAGGTCACTAATGGGCTGGGGCCCTGGGCAGTAAGACACTCAATGGTCTCCTTAGCTAAGCTGTCCGGGGAGAAGCCTGAGGAGCAGGGGGGCCAGAAGGCCAAGAGAAGTAGAtgagaagcaaaggaaggaaaagtgtGAGAGCATTGGAGTCGATTACTCACCAGTCACCTGCACGGTCTTGCGCATCCACGCATAGGGGCTGTGGCGGCTTCTGATAGAACTGGCGTTGGCGGTGCAGGCGTCGATGGGGAACAGTGATCCGCCGACTGGTGTAGGCAGGCTGCTACCGCTGTTTCCACCCCCTGCGGGGTCCAGGTTGCTGTATTCCGGCGAGCCGAAAGCAGCGGGGCTCGAGGTCATGTCGTTCATGGGCACCGTGCCCATTGTACTGGACGGCCCGGGGTACACGCTCCAGTCTTCCCGAGGGGGACTATAAGGtgacccccaggcccccagcGATGGCCCGTGAGGATCCATACCGGGCATATGGGGATACCCCATATAGTGCGCATAAGACGGGGCTGCTGCGAAGTTGGAGGCTGGCATCGGACTCCCACCGTCCCCAGCAGCGCCAGCCCCGGCTGTGCCACCTCCTGCGGGGCTCCTGAGAGTGCCCGAGTACATGCCCGTTTCTTTTTCCAAAAGGCAGCTTCTGTACATAGTGGCTTGGGTATGAGAAAGGAGCTCCCTAAGCCATCCTGAAGTCCCTGTAAGGCCCCAACCCGACTTTGAGAAGCAGTAGGGAACCAGTAGGTTAGGCCGTAGCTGTGCTGCAAGCTCCTCCGCGCCCCTCAGACTACTCCATCGGCGTTTCCTACCCTGACGGTTTCCAGGTGACTGGTAGCCCGGTATAGATGGGCCCCCAATGGCTGGGCTGACGTCAAGGGGCTTTAGGCTTTTACATAGCATTTGCATTCAAATGAACGGCCATTTCACTTTCACAGGGACTTGTTCACTCTACACTCCCTCTCCCAGAGCTCCTGGGCCTTTCTATCTCATCTTTTTCACTTTTGTCCATCTGGTCCCATAGCACTAATTTTGCGCTTTTGGAAGCAGAAGGGAACTCATCCAGAGGTTTCTGAGCAGCTCCCTCCAAAATGAGATGGAGACGTGTAGAATCAGGACCAAATCCTGCTCTTTGGTCCTTACCCCGCGGCTTCTTTACTCTGATCTTCCCGCACCCAGTCTGCATCCTTGGTATCCCCTCTGCCCACATTCCCTGGCACGGGTACTGTACATGGCACTGGCCCATGATACCCTTCTCCTCATcgccccctccaccaggaggaGAGCTTTGTTTCTAAGGACAGAGATTCATTTCACAGAGATTCATTTGTAAAACATCCAATCAATCCGGCCTGCCATCTACTGGAATGTAACCTTAGGAAGGCAGAGCAGGGATGTTTGTctcttgttcactgctctatctcCCGTGTCTACAacagtctggcacacagtaggcacacaATAAATTGGATGTTTTACAAATATGCACAAATTAAAGAAAGATGAAGAGAGGAGGTtatgaaaaaaggaaggaaagaaggagaagacCCATGTGGGTAGTGGgctcttttatttccctttcagtTCACTAGTCTTGCTTGGGTGTCTCTTTCTGCCAGTCCCCAAAGGAGCCAAATTCCTGCAGTCTCAAGTCCAGGGCAGCTGAAGCTCCCAACTTTCTTTCACACTTGAGAAGACTTCCTTTGTAAAGCTCCAATTGTTGAAAAAGACATGGACTTGCCAGTAGATGCCAGTGAACTCAAGATTTTGCTTCAGGAAGCCAGATCACCTCCTGACGACAAAACCAACTTGTATTCCAGGATTCCTTCTCACCCACatgctccctcaccccttccccctcccaaagcCTACCACAACCTTTAGTTCAGGCTGTGCTCCTATTCAGAGAATGTGCTCCTCTCTGAAGTCCATCACAACCTGGCATCTCCATTAACTAATCCCTCTTTGGCTTTAGGAATATCACTTCACTTCTGGGAGTTtcagggttttcctctgtgtaataGGGATCCTAACAGTGTCTGCATTTACAAGGCAGGATTTCCTGAGATGATGTATGCAAACTGCTTAACTTAACACTTGGCACACAGCACAGGACCActgtattcattaatttattcaacaaatattgagtgcTAGGTGCTATTCTATGCATGGAGACATCAATAGTGAACAAAGCCTTTGACCTTATTAAACTTGTATTCTCAAGGGGAGAAATACTAATAAGTaattaaattttgtgttatgtcaGATGATAGTAATCAATgttgtgaagaaaaagaaagcaagaaggaGAATAGGGAATGCTGGAGGATGTTGCTACTTAACAAGTGGTAGTCTGGAGGACCTTACTtagaaatgatatttaaataaaatatagaagtgATGGAGTGAGCTATGAAGAGAGGATCCAGACAGAGGGGACAACAGGTAAAAAGTCTGTTTTCTGTTGAAGAAGTAGCAAGAAGGAAAGTGTGGCTAACAGGTAGATGAGGTCCAAAAGCTAATGGGGTaggtcatttttaatttctaagttttTACTCTAAGTGAGGTAGGGGGACATTGTAGGGTTTTGAGCAGATAAGTCATGTGATTTGACTTAAGTTTTGAAAGGATTGCTCTGGCTATTGATTAAGAATAGACTGTAAGTAGGCAAAATAGAATCAGGCTGATTAATTAAAAGgctattgcaataatccaggtgaaTGGCAttggggatggagagaagtggttgaattctggatatattttgaagcctgctttggagagggagaaggaaaagaaggaacagaaGTAATTGGTCAGCAAAGACTAATTAAAACCAAGCACTGGGGAGAAGGAACTAAGGGACAGGAAAGTCACATACCTATAGGCACTTTTTGCTCAtatcatttaaccttcacaacagCCCCATGAGTTACTTATTTTcactcccattttaaagatgaagaaaccgaggctcagagaggtggcatTTAAGAGTATTTAAATGAACTACTGGTGTATAGTAAAGCTAGGTTCCCATCCTAGGCAGCTCTGATTGCAAAGTTCATGTTCTTAAATTGGAACCAGGCAAAATGTACAACCTCAGGGCTGAGGCCTGGGACCTGGCTTCTATTTTCTTTGCCTGCTCAGGCTCCCAGGCCCAGCATTCAATCCTTTTCATAACATAGACCCAATACCCTTGCATTATTGTCTTTCAG
This genomic interval carries:
- the CDX4 gene encoding homeobox protein CDX-4, translated to MYRSCLLEKETGMYSGTLRSPAGGGTAGAGAAGDGGSPMPASNFAAAPSYAHYMGYPHMPGMDPHGPSLGAWGSPYSPPREDWSVYPGPSSTMGTVPMNDMTSSPAAFGSPEYSNLDPAGGGNSGSSLPTPVGGSLFPIDACTANASSIRSRHSPYAWMRKTVQVTGKTRTKEKYRVVYTDHQRLELEKEFHCNRYITIRRKSELAVNLGLSERQVKIWFQNRRAKERKMIKKKISQFENSGGSVQSDSGSISPGELPNTFFTTPSAVRGFQPIEIPHVIVSE